The sequence below is a genomic window from Silene latifolia isolate original U9 population chromosome 7, ASM4854445v1, whole genome shotgun sequence.
tatttgggtttatttggaggattgacaaccttccaatcattcatcaagtacttctattattctttgcttattattttggaatcatcattaggtataattctcttaatccatttttaattattgttaatcatctttacttattcatcatgttttgctttgttgatatgattgacaaccttgttaacatgttaaacttgataatgagtgagtagtttccttaactagggttaatggggaattaggggaaaccaacatgagtgatgattcatgcttaatctaatatgttaacataatttatttgcttacttgttgtgatctcaacttatgcacatgttatgtttgatgaaatgcgagcctatgaatccttgcattttttacccatcacttaccttttcaatgagacttgtaagacataaaccaactcgagtctcattagaccatgcatatagttgagtagggaggattaagtcgacttgtaggtgttgtacaatctaatcgattcggctccgggacccaaaccttcctaggattgtaagatataaaccaactcgatcctatcacaataataattgcttgcttataatttgagaaaatatttgtatgatcaattcccatgaatcccctatgaacccatgataccctagtgcttttaatcaattgtttacatctcattttagtcatcttgcttgtttacttttattgttatttagtttagtgatcttcttatctcaacccaaattgtgacacccctagacaccactacttgcaatcgaaaatcctacctcaatacccgtcccttgggatccgacctttacttgcctctttactaatagtagagttgtttgtgaagttataaatattgttttggtctaggtgctcctaacgacaagtaaccgaaatctaagctcaaagcggaccgaccaaggcatcaccgcttcgcggagccgcctaaaccaaccctaaacccttttctttagtcaaaggtcgttcataatcaaacatatagtaacactgtgactctaaaacatgaaATACATTAAATGAGGgaaaagacgcttctaaaatggGAAGTCAAAGGTCGTTCATAATCAAACATAGAGTAacactgtgactctaaaacatgaatgACATTAacagaggggaaagacgcttctaaaacgggacggaaaagagtttagggttggattaggcgtcaccgcatcacggagccgcctaatccaaccctaaacccttttccttagatAATTTGAAAATAGTAAGCTTGTTACTATCAGCATATTTAAGGATGATTAATTTAAAAGGTATTAATACTAGACAAAAATGTGAAGTTAGATTGATAAAACCATCGTACTGTAATTGAAAATATTAAGTTTCCATGTCAATTCTTGAATGAAAAATCATTGTTTAATCATCAGGAATTCATTACTTTTTGCTGTGGTATGTTAGTGTCACAGCAACACGGTATCCTACTACTTCTTGTAATGACATATAACTTTAATAGCATGGCAGTATCAGACTACAATTTTTTTTAGATGCTTTTGCAGCTACTTCTTCAGCTATGCGAAGAGGGCATGTTCTCTTGTCGTGGTCAACTTTTTCCTTGCAGTATGCACATAGTCTATTTGGCTTTGCTGCCTTTTCAATGGCTTGTGTTTTTGCTGACGTTAATCTTTTTCCGCTGCCCTAATTATGTGCTTTAACCGGAGGCCGAATAGTGACTTCAGACGACAAGCTTTAGCCCAAGAGCATCTCCATTTCTTGATCTTTTGTAAGTGGTATAACAGATAACTTCTCGCGGAACTCAACTAGGAGGGATGCTAATTCGTCCATGTGAGCCGGAGGTAAAGTTTTGAGAACTCCAACTGTTGTACTGAACTCTGCCCATAGCTTGCACACAAGGCTGTTGTCAGACTGAGCCATATTTGAATCCTCGATGACATTCCCATTGGGATCAAGCCTGATAATGGAACGGCAAGTTACTATTTTATATGGTAAGAATATTACTGTAATAAGTTATTGGAGTGAGGGCTCAAAGTGAAACAGTAAGCCAGAGTTCGTAATAAAGTTTTCCAATCTAACCTGTTAGTTGCGTAAGAGTTTTTGGCCCAACGATCTAAAATGTACTTTCTTGGTATTTGCCGAATTCCTTTGCCCTTGTACACCCACACAATATGTCTGCAAAGTAACCCTATTTTTTCGAAGAGTTTGCAAGCACATTCTGCATCCGTGGTTGAAAGGTTGAATGTCACCTTCAAAGTTCTGTTTGATTCAGCATCTTCCACAAAAATTATCCGCAGATTGTCTTCCTTGTCAAAGTCAGCGACACCACATGATATAGCAGCCTTTCCTTCCTCTTGGAACATCTTAAACACAGCATGTGTGTATACAATAGCACCATGTTTTTCTAAATGTATGTTTGTGTCTAGGTTAGGTAATGAGTGGTCGCTGTCATCATCATCGCACCTTTGTGTGTAGCGTTGCTAGTCCATAGCAGTTTGGAACCTAGTAATAATGTGACAAGGGAACAACAACATATGAATTATGTAACAATGATATAGTAATGGTGTTACTGTAACTTAATCTATGTACATAGATTGTGACCAAAGGAAACAGAGATGTTTGTTTACCTCATCCAAAATTCGACAAGTGTACCAAAGTGATTCTCATACCGCTTGAAAAAAGAATTTGCACTCTCTGATTGCTGTGTTGTTCTTAATATGCAGCCCATGGGAAGGTCACGATGATAGGCAGGAATCCAATGCTTTCGGTCAGTGAACATTGTAGATAACCAGTCATTATCTTCCAGTTGAAAATCTGAAATAAGTTGTTGCCACTTGTCTTCAAACTCAAACGGTTCCAAAACAGAGTCCCAGACGACAGCGTTGAACCGATTAAAGAAGTCAGTGTCTTTGAAAAGTGCTGAACCCACTTTATCTGTGATCTTTTgcgttatatgccacatgcaataacGATGTCGAGCTTGCTTGAAGACAGAGGGGAAGGCCTTTTTTATACCAGGGCATTGATCCATGATAAGGAATTGGGGCTCCTTCTGACCCATAGCAGACAAGAAATGCTGAAAGGCCCATTTGAAGGACAGTTCGTCTTCGTGTGACAATAAACAAGCAGCGGAAAAAACCGACTTTCTGTGGTGATTGACACCTGtgaatggtgtaaaaaccatatcatacttgtttGTGTCATAGGTGGGGTCAAAGCTGACATCATCCCTGAAGAATGAGTAATTTCTAATTGATGTGGAATCAGCCCAAATAACCTTCGTGAGAAAGTTAGATGCGTCAACATCATAGGCAAAGTAAAACTGGGGTTGGGTGGCTTTGAGCTTTTCAAGACGATCAAGGAAAAGGTCAGCGTCTCTTTCCCCTATATAACACTTGATATCTCTTTGAAAGTTTTTAAAGTCCATTAATGTAGCACCTATATTTTCATACCCATGTACAAGCTCCTTAACCTGTCTGAAAGTCTTCGCAGCCCCGATGTTCAACTTGAAATTGTCCAATATAAGCTGTTTGTGAAACATGTCAAGGCATCTCGAAATCTTTTCGAGATCTCGATTAGAAACAGAGGTGAGATGATGGTTATGAGACTCAGAAAAGTCGTCAATCATAGTAGGTCCCTCAAGCCTATTAAGAAGGGTAAATCTAACATAAGCTCTGCAGCCAACTCTTGTGATTTTAACGCGCCTTTTAACTGTTTCAACTGTGGAAGAGCAGTCACCATTATTATGCTCATCGACAGGAATGGAACGGAGTTTCTGTTTATTTCCCCTAAACCCTTGACGATTGCAGACTATTAATTTTTGGTGTGCTATGCCACCTCGAAGTTTTTTGGCAGTGTACTTCCTGGGAGTAAAACCACATGCGCGTGCGTAAACCCCGTAGAATTCAATTCCTGCCTCAAGTGAGCTGAAAACTGTACCAATTTTAGGTCTGAACTTGCTCTCAACTACACGAATCAACCTCTCGCTTCCATTAGGTGTATGAGACAAAACAAGCTGATTATTTGGTTGAACATTGTGCTGTTGTAGTGCGATGGGCGTAGAAAGGACTGGATTGACAATACTGGACTCTGTAATGAATAGACGAGCGGGACTGCAAAAGGATGTCATGTTACAGTAACACTGTTACTGTCACAATATATGTACATAAGGATTAACAACATAACAGAAATATGCACTCGATTAAGCTTACTAGACTGTGCAATGTTAAATGAGGAATAACACTATTATTCAGCGAAAACTTCATCGGAAGAAGGTACTTACACAATTATATAGTAACACGTTATCACAATTATTTCAAGTTCAGTGTTGACAACAAGTTTTAATGTTATAGTAATGATATTACAGTAACAGGTGTCAAATATTTTAAGAACGATGATTTAATCCCCAGAGTTACTCCAATTTTCATGAAAGCAAATCCAGGTTTAAATGTGACTATGTCAGAACTCAATATTTTTTACAAACACTTTGAACACATATAATCTAAATCCTTCTCAATTGATTCACCTAAGATTCAACTGATGTCGACGAATTAATGTGAAATAGGAGGCAAATTACAATACAGAAGCTCGCATGAGAAATTGAAAATAATAATTGCAATTAATTTGTATACCTACATCAATTCAATCAAAACATTCCATATGAACAACACAAAACCTAAATCTGGTACGAATGAGCGTAAAATCGTAAGCTCGAGATAAAATAACAGAATTGCAGACTATGTCGATGGATTCATAATGATAACAGGAAATTAAAAGCATCGGCAGAAATTGAAAAGCGACATCAACTTAACAACAATGAAAACAtgaaattgaagaatgaaaaacctAAAAAAAGCAAAGGATTCATGAAATTACCTGCGCGCATAGTGTTCTCTGTAGAATCGGAATCCATACTAGCAACAAGGAAAAAACAATTGGATGAACGGATTGAATTCGAAAACCTCGGTCAATCAAAATTAGGTTGATTGAATTGAACGATATGACAGAAAGTTGATTGGATTGTTGAATAAGAATTGTTGAATAGGAATTGATTCGTGAATTTGCTGGATTTTTGTTTACGTGAGAGCGAAGAAAGGAAACAGAGAATTTCGTAGAGAGAGAAACGGAGTGAACGAAGAGAGAGAAATTGAACGAGCGATTATGCCTATTATTCCTTAATAACGCAGGTTATATACTTGGCTCTACATTTAATCTCATCCACTCATTCAATCAAAAATCTAATGGTGGAGAATTGCGCGAcggactcacctaagatacctagactcaccggatgcaatttatatatatatatatatatatacatatatatatatatatatatatatatatatatatatatatatatatatatatatatatatatatatatatatatatatatatatgtaggcgggatctcgtgagtttgattcttatggtgagtttgtacTCACAAATCTGAACCATTGGATAAATACAAATTCATGGCTGAGATTCAACCTCTAAACAAATAAAAGTCACGCGTTTCCTGGAACTTTTTCTCCCTCCATAAACACAACTCTCTGtcaaaaaaatcccaaaaaaactCCACATCTCAATTATGGCGTCCTCAACCGAAGACAAAGCCAATACTTCATTGAAATCTCCACCTTCATCCACCTCGAAGTCGATATGTCCGCTAACGACGGCGAAGCAGGCGACATCACCGACGGAGAGTTCGAGCTCGAGCTGTTCGACAACAATGGAGATTCTTCCGCTTTATCCTCCTCTTCCTTTATCGTCGTCATCTCCTTATCAGTACCAGATGAGGACGGCGAGTATGGTGGAGAGAACGTCATCTCCGGCAACGGTGGCGACGCTAATTGTTATATGTAAAAACGTTCTCTGGCGACCAGATCGGTGCACCACATGTATCCATTCGAAAATCAATTTTTACAGGTGAGGCATTAGATTATCGGCTATTTCTGAATTGGATAATTGGTTTGTTCGCTGGAAGAATCACCGGTGTCGACTGAGTACGCCTGAGTAATCGTCGGCGTGGATTTGGTGATTGTAGATCTAGAAATGACTCATTTTGGGGTGATGGTGGTCATCATTGTGTGAGTGCTGGTGGCCGGCGACGGAGGAAAAATATTGATAGGCTGACTACGTGGTTGTATTGAGGCGGGAACGGGACTCGATGCTCGATCCAT
It includes:
- the LOC141589954 gene encoding protein FAR1-RELATED SEQUENCE 5-like, encoding MTFSPPYSPSSSGTDKEMTTIKEEEDKAEESPLLSNSSSSNSPSVMSPASPSLADISTSRWMKVEISMNPARLFITESSIVNPVLSTPIALQQHNVQPNNQLVLSHTPNGSERLIRVVESKFRPKIGTVFSSLEAGIEFYGVYARACGFTPRKYTAKKLRGGIAHQKLIVCNRQGFRGNKQKLRSIPVDEHNNGDCSSTVETVKRRVKITRVGCRAYVRFTLLNRLEGPTMIDDFSESHNHHLTSVSNRDLEKISRCLDMFHKQLILDNFKLNIGAAKTFRQVKELVHGYENIGATLMDFKNFQRDIKCYIGERDADLFLDRLEKLKATQPQFYFAYDVDASNFLTKVIWADSTSIRNYSFFRDDVSFDPTYDTNKYDMVFTPFTGVNHHRKSVFSAACLLSHEDELSFKWAFQHFLSAMGQKEPQFLIMDQCPGIKKAFPSVFKQARHRYCMWHITQKITDKVGSALFKDTDFFNRFNAVVWDSVLEPFEFEDKWQQLISDFQLEDNDWLSTMFTDRKHWIPAYHRDLPMGCILRTTQQSESANSFFKRYENHFGTLVEFWMRCDDDDSDHSLPNLDTNIHLEKHGAIVYTHAVFKMFQEEGKAAISCGVADFDKEDNLRIIFVEDAESNRTLKVTFNLSTTDAECACKLFEKIGLLCRHIVWVYKGKGIRQIPRKYILDRWAKNSYATNRLDPNGNVIEDSNMAQSDNSLVCKLWAEFSTTVGVLKTLPPAHMDELASLLVEFREKLSVIPLTKDQEMEMLLG